A window of the Halopseudomonas phragmitis genome harbors these coding sequences:
- a CDS encoding nitrate reductase, which yields MTKTTASTCCYCGVGCGVLIEHDNERILGVSGDPQHPANLGRLCSKGSTLHQTGDLAARALFPELRLGKGLARSRTDWETAMGHAAQVFGQAIAEHGPDSVAFYISGQLLTEDYYAFNKLARALVGTNNIDSNSRLCMSSAVVGYKRSLGADAPPCSYEDIETSDCLLIAGSNMAFAHPVLFRRLEAAKAANPDKRIIVVDPRRTDTCEIADLHLAVQPGTDVALFHGILHILLWEGWVDRRFIDAHTEGFDQLKSLVRDYTPALVSELCGIRVQDLMEAARMIGSAPSFLSLWCMGLNQSSSGSAKNSALINLHLATGQIGKPGSGPFSLTGQPNAMGGRETGSLANLLPGHRDAANAEHQGEVAAYWGVERMPLNPGLSAIELFEAVRAGKIKALWIACTNPAQSLPNQALVHEALAGCPFVVVQEAFATTETCAYADLLLPAASWGEKEGTVTNSERRVSHVRPAVPAPGEARPDWAIVCDLAQRLEKQLRPGQPSLFAFANPAELFDEYKGLTAGRDLDYSGLSHALIDELGPQQWPFPSGAERGTERLYTDGRFPTPDGRARFIAEQFQPPKEKREARFPLLLNTGRLRDQWHGMSRTGTAAQLFGHVEQALISLHPDELRSRKLSEGQLVRVKSRRGSLVLPVQADEQVRPGQAFMPMHWGNRFLKGLGINVLTQPEFDPLSKQPELKQAAINLQPVELPWELFILVEDQVQQRFAALRPLCEDFEYASFALTGRERSALLVRVAHTEAADAAWLAKVDALLGLDDGPVLVYDDPRRAVGKRVRIEDGRITAIRLTGETAARDWLRNVWTSGEADADLRRWFLAPLSSPPGGAAVSSDKTLCNCMNVSQSQIEAGIARGLDLDGLKAELGCGTQCGSCVPEVKRLIGRRANFVEA from the coding sequence ATGACCAAGACTACAGCTTCCACCTGCTGCTACTGCGGCGTCGGCTGCGGGGTGCTGATCGAGCATGACAACGAGCGCATTCTCGGGGTCAGCGGTGATCCGCAGCATCCGGCCAACCTCGGGCGGCTGTGCAGCAAGGGTTCGACCCTGCATCAGACCGGGGATCTGGCGGCGCGGGCGTTGTTTCCCGAGCTGCGCCTGGGCAAGGGGCTGGCCCGCAGTCGTACCGACTGGGAAACCGCGATGGGTCATGCGGCCCAGGTATTCGGTCAGGCGATTGCCGAGCATGGCCCGGACAGTGTGGCGTTCTACATTTCCGGGCAGTTGTTGACCGAGGATTACTATGCCTTTAACAAGCTGGCACGGGCCCTGGTCGGTACCAACAATATCGACAGCAATTCACGGCTGTGCATGTCCAGTGCGGTGGTGGGTTACAAGCGCAGTCTGGGGGCGGATGCACCGCCCTGCTCTTACGAGGATATCGAGACCAGTGATTGTCTGTTGATCGCTGGCAGCAATATGGCCTTTGCCCATCCTGTATTGTTCCGCCGCCTGGAAGCGGCCAAGGCGGCCAATCCCGACAAACGCATTATTGTGGTTGATCCCCGGCGGACCGATACCTGTGAGATCGCCGATCTGCACCTGGCGGTACAGCCAGGGACCGATGTGGCGCTGTTTCACGGGATTCTGCATATCCTGCTGTGGGAAGGCTGGGTTGATCGGCGTTTTATCGATGCGCATACCGAAGGTTTTGATCAGTTGAAGTCGCTGGTACGAGATTACACGCCGGCGCTGGTCAGTGAGTTGTGTGGTATTCGCGTGCAGGATCTGATGGAAGCGGCGCGGATGATCGGCAGTGCACCGAGCTTTCTGTCGCTGTGGTGCATGGGGCTGAATCAGTCAAGCTCAGGCAGTGCCAAGAACAGTGCCTTGATCAATCTGCATCTGGCCACCGGGCAGATCGGCAAGCCAGGTAGCGGGCCGTTCTCGCTGACCGGCCAGCCCAATGCCATGGGTGGGCGTGAGACTGGTAGTCTGGCCAATCTGTTGCCGGGCCACCGCGATGCTGCCAATGCTGAGCATCAGGGTGAGGTGGCGGCCTATTGGGGAGTTGAGCGGATGCCGCTGAACCCGGGACTCTCGGCCATCGAGCTGTTCGAGGCGGTGCGGGCGGGCAAGATCAAGGCGCTGTGGATTGCCTGTACCAATCCGGCGCAGTCGCTGCCGAATCAGGCGCTGGTGCATGAGGCATTGGCCGGTTGTCCGTTTGTGGTGGTGCAGGAGGCCTTTGCCACTACCGAGACCTGTGCCTATGCCGATTTGCTGCTACCGGCGGCCAGTTGGGGTGAGAAGGAAGGCACTGTAACCAATTCCGAGCGCCGGGTCAGTCATGTGCGCCCGGCGGTGCCGGCCCCCGGAGAGGCGCGGCCGGATTGGGCGATTGTCTGTGATCTGGCCCAGCGGCTGGAGAAACAATTGCGTCCGGGCCAACCGAGCCTGTTCGCGTTTGCCAACCCGGCCGAGCTGTTCGATGAATACAAGGGTCTAACGGCAGGTCGCGATCTGGATTACAGCGGTCTGAGTCATGCCTTGATTGACGAACTGGGCCCGCAGCAGTGGCCGTTTCCATCTGGCGCTGAGCGCGGCACCGAGCGTTTGTATACCGATGGCCGCTTCCCTACTCCGGATGGCCGGGCGCGCTTTATCGCCGAGCAGTTCCAGCCGCCCAAGGAGAAGCGTGAGGCCCGTTTCCCGCTGCTTCTCAATACCGGTCGCCTGCGCGATCAGTGGCATGGCATGAGCCGCACCGGTACGGCGGCGCAGTTGTTCGGTCATGTCGAGCAGGCGCTGATCAGCCTGCATCCCGATGAGCTGCGCAGCCGCAAGCTGAGCGAGGGGCAGTTGGTGCGGGTCAAGAGCCGGCGCGGCAGTCTGGTGCTGCCGGTTCAGGCCGATGAACAGGTGCGTCCGGGCCAGGCTTTCATGCCGATGCATTGGGGTAACCGTTTTCTCAAGGGGCTGGGCATCAACGTGCTGACCCAGCCGGAATTCGATCCGCTGTCCAAGCAGCCGGAACTCAAGCAGGCGGCGATCAATCTGCAGCCGGTGGAGCTGCCCTGGGAGCTGTTCATTCTGGTCGAGGATCAGGTGCAGCAACGCTTCGCTGCTTTGCGTCCGCTCTGTGAAGACTTCGAGTACGCCAGCTTTGCCCTGACCGGACGCGAGCGCTCAGCCTTGCTGGTGCGGGTGGCGCATACCGAGGCTGCCGATGCTGCCTGGCTGGCCAAGGTCGATGCCCTGCTCGGCTTGGATGACGGCCCGGTACTGGTCTATGACGACCCGCGTCGGGCAGTGGGCAAGCGGGTGCGGATTGAAGACGGACGCATCACTGCGATTCGTCTGACCGGCGAAACCGCCGCCCGCGACTGGCTGCGCAATGTCTGGACCAGTGGTGAGGCCGATGCCGACCTGCGTCGCTGGTTCCTCGCCCCGCTCAGCAGTCCGCCCGGTGGAGCAGCGGTCAGTAGCGACAAGACCCTGTGTAACTGCATGAACGTCAGCCAGAGCCAGATCGAAGCCGGCATTGCCCGCGGCCTGGATCTGGACGGTCTCAAGGCCGAACTGGGTTGCGGCACCCAGTGCGGCTCCTGCGTGCCGGAAGTCAAGCGACTGATCGGTCGGCGAGCGAATTTTGTGGAGGCTTGA
- the cobA gene encoding uroporphyrinogen-III C-methyltransferase: MHALTPNNPDTVNIWLVGAGPGDPELITLKAVRVLAQAEVVMVDDLVNPAILEHCPQARIIRVGKRGGCRSTPQAFINRLMLRYGRQGKRLVRLKGGDPCIFGRAGEEAQWLAERGLKAEIINGITAGLAGATQCGIPLTLRGVSRGVTLVTAHTQDDSELNWQGLAQGGTTLVVYMGVARLQQIQQGLLEGGLPASTPVAMIERASLADQRQYQCRLDQLCQQARAFKLQSPAVLVIGEVVAEAKALLPQLAEQASA; this comes from the coding sequence ATGCACGCACTAACCCCGAACAACCCCGACACTGTGAATATCTGGCTGGTCGGCGCTGGCCCCGGCGACCCGGAGCTGATTACCCTCAAGGCGGTGCGGGTACTGGCTCAGGCCGAGGTGGTGATGGTCGATGATCTGGTCAACCCGGCGATTCTCGAGCACTGTCCGCAAGCGCGGATCATCCGGGTTGGCAAGCGCGGCGGCTGTCGTTCGACGCCGCAGGCGTTCATCAATCGGCTGATGCTGCGCTACGGTCGTCAGGGCAAGCGTCTGGTGCGGCTCAAGGGCGGTGATCCATGCATCTTCGGCCGCGCTGGCGAAGAAGCCCAGTGGCTGGCCGAGCGCGGGCTCAAGGCCGAGATCATCAACGGCATTACCGCTGGGCTGGCCGGGGCTACTCAATGCGGCATTCCACTGACACTGCGCGGCGTCAGCCGGGGTGTGACGCTGGTGACAGCCCACACTCAGGATGACAGCGAGCTGAACTGGCAGGGTCTGGCTCAGGGTGGCACCACTCTGGTGGTGTATATGGGCGTGGCCCGCTTGCAGCAGATCCAGCAAGGCTTGCTGGAAGGCGGCCTGCCCGCCAGCACCCCGGTGGCCATGATCGAGCGTGCCAGCCTGGCCGACCAGCGCCAATATCAGTGCCGGCTGGATCAGTTGTGCCAGCAGGCCCGCGCGTTCAAACTGCAAAGCCCGGCCGTGCTGGTGATTGGTGAGGTAGTGGCCGAAGCCAAGGCGCTGCTGCCGCAGCTTGCCGAACAGGCAAGTGCCTGA
- the nirB gene encoding nitrite reductase large subunit NirB: MQKLKLVMVGNGMAGVRTLEELLKLTPDLYEITVFGAEPHPNYNRILLSPVLAGEQTFEEIILNPLSWYEENGITLHTGRKVVKIDRRNRKVIADDGTEAEYDRLLLATGSNPFILPIPGNDLDGVIGYRDIADTETMMETAKTHKHAVVIGGGLLGLEAANGLKLRGMDVTVVHIGDWLLERQLDRTAGELLQKSLEDRGLKFLLPQFTSELLDDGDGRVCGVKFKDGSVIPADLVVMAAGIRPNTELAESAGLACNRGILVSDTLQTYDPRVYAIGECANHRGIAYGLVAPLFEQAKVCANHLAMLGYGRYEGSITSTKLKVTGIDLFSAGEFMGDDSTEQITLSDPIGGVYKKLVIKDDILVGACMYGDTADGGWYFRMVKERHNIREIRDHLMFGENAIGDTGHQGQNKAANMPDDMEVCGCNGVCKGTIVKAIQEHGLFSVDDVKKHTKAGSSCGSCVGLVEQIVINTVGGAADVKPKSEKPVCGCTDLNHGQVRKAIREHHLTSIPEAMAFMEWRTPNGCATCRPALNYYLISTWPGEAKDDPQSRFINERAHANIQKDGTYSVVPRMWGGVTNASELRRIADVADKYNVPMVKVTGGQRIDLLGIKKEDLPNVWKDLDMPSGHAYGKSIRTVKTCVGSEFCRFGTQNSTQMGIDLEHALFNMWSPHKVKLAVSGCPRNCAESGIKDVGIIGVDSGWELYIGGNGGIKTEAGEFFVKVKTEDEVMEYSLAFLQLYREEAFYLERTVHYMQRVGMEHIKQAVLEDAERRKALHERLLFSLSFEQDPWKERIEKEDLKQEFRRIAVQQLEGVNA; encoded by the coding sequence ATGCAAAAGCTCAAGCTGGTGATGGTTGGTAACGGCATGGCCGGGGTACGAACCCTGGAAGAACTGCTGAAACTGACGCCCGACCTCTACGAGATCACCGTGTTCGGCGCCGAGCCGCACCCCAACTACAACCGGATCCTGCTGTCACCGGTCCTGGCCGGGGAACAGACCTTCGAGGAAATCATCCTCAACCCGCTGTCCTGGTACGAGGAAAACGGCATTACCCTGCACACCGGCCGCAAGGTGGTGAAGATTGATCGGCGCAACCGCAAGGTGATCGCCGACGACGGCACCGAAGCTGAATACGACCGTCTGCTGCTGGCCACCGGCTCCAACCCGTTCATTCTGCCGATTCCAGGCAACGATCTGGACGGTGTGATCGGCTACCGCGATATCGCCGATACCGAAACCATGATGGAAACCGCCAAGACCCACAAGCATGCGGTGGTAATTGGTGGCGGCCTGCTTGGTCTGGAAGCGGCCAATGGTCTGAAACTGCGCGGCATGGATGTGACCGTGGTGCATATCGGTGACTGGCTGCTGGAGCGCCAGCTCGACCGCACCGCTGGCGAACTGCTGCAGAAGTCGCTGGAAGATCGCGGCCTCAAATTCCTGCTGCCGCAGTTCACCAGCGAGCTGCTGGACGATGGCGACGGCCGTGTCTGCGGCGTCAAGTTCAAGGATGGCAGCGTGATTCCAGCCGATCTGGTGGTGATGGCGGCCGGGATCCGGCCCAACACCGAACTGGCGGAAAGCGCGGGTCTGGCCTGCAACCGCGGGATTTTGGTCAGCGACACCCTGCAAACCTACGACCCGCGCGTCTACGCTATCGGCGAGTGCGCCAATCATCGCGGCATTGCCTACGGCCTGGTAGCCCCGCTGTTCGAGCAGGCTAAGGTCTGCGCCAACCATCTGGCGATGCTCGGCTATGGCCGCTACGAGGGTTCGATCACCTCGACCAAACTCAAGGTCACCGGTATCGACCTGTTCTCCGCTGGCGAGTTCATGGGCGATGACAGCACTGAGCAGATCACCCTGTCCGATCCGATTGGCGGGGTCTACAAGAAGCTGGTGATCAAGGATGACATTCTGGTCGGCGCCTGCATGTACGGCGACACTGCCGACGGTGGCTGGTATTTCCGGATGGTCAAGGAGCGCCACAACATCCGCGAGATTCGTGACCACCTGATGTTCGGCGAGAACGCTATCGGCGACACCGGCCACCAGGGCCAGAACAAAGCCGCCAACATGCCTGACGATATGGAGGTATGTGGCTGCAACGGGGTGTGCAAGGGCACCATCGTCAAAGCGATTCAGGAACACGGGCTGTTCAGTGTCGATGATGTGAAGAAACACACCAAGGCTGGCAGTTCCTGTGGTTCCTGCGTGGGCCTGGTGGAACAGATCGTGATCAATACCGTGGGCGGTGCAGCCGATGTGAAGCCCAAGAGCGAGAAGCCGGTCTGCGGCTGTACCGACCTGAATCACGGCCAGGTGCGCAAGGCGATTCGCGAGCATCACCTGACCAGCATTCCGGAGGCGATGGCTTTCATGGAGTGGCGCACGCCGAACGGCTGTGCGACCTGCCGTCCGGCACTGAACTATTACCTGATTTCGACCTGGCCGGGTGAGGCCAAGGATGATCCGCAGTCGCGCTTCATCAACGAGCGGGCCCATGCCAACATCCAGAAGGATGGCACCTATTCGGTGGTGCCGCGGATGTGGGGCGGCGTGACCAATGCCTCGGAACTGCGGCGGATTGCCGATGTGGCGGACAAGTACAACGTGCCGATGGTCAAGGTGACCGGTGGTCAGCGGATCGATCTGCTGGGCATCAAGAAAGAGGACCTGCCCAATGTCTGGAAGGATCTGGACATGCCCTCGGGGCATGCCTACGGCAAGTCGATTCGTACCGTGAAGACCTGTGTGGGCAGCGAGTTCTGCCGTTTCGGTACGCAGAACTCGACGCAGATGGGGATTGATCTGGAGCACGCCCTGTTCAACATGTGGTCGCCGCACAAGGTGAAGCTGGCAGTTTCGGGTTGCCCGCGCAATTGTGCCGAGTCGGGCATCAAGGATGTGGGGATCATCGGGGTGGATTCCGGCTGGGAGCTGTATATCGGCGGCAACGGCGGGATCAAGACCGAGGCCGGTGAGTTCTTTGTGAAGGTGAAGACCGAGGATGAGGTGATGGAATACTCGCTGGCGTTCCTGCAGCTCTACCGTGAGGAGGCCTTCTATCTGGAGCGTACGGTGCACTATATGCAGCGGGTCGGTATGGAGCACATCAAGCAGGCGGTACTGGAGGATGCTGAACGGCGCAAGGCGCTGCATGAGCGGCTGCTGTTCTCGTTGTCGTTCGAGCAGGATCCGTGGAAGGAGCGGATCGAGAAGGAAGACTTGAAACAGGAATTCCGCCGCATTGCGGTACAGCAGTTGGAAGGAGTGAACGCATGA
- the nirD gene encoding nitrite reductase small subunit NirD, which yields MNWLDICALEEIPRLGSRVIDGPKGDIALFRTSEDEVFALDDRCPHKGGPLSQGIIYGKQVACPLHNWQIQLESGEAVAPDVGCTHRYPTRVEGGRVQVVLEKALASA from the coding sequence ATGAACTGGCTGGATATCTGTGCTTTGGAAGAGATTCCGCGTTTGGGTTCGCGGGTGATCGATGGTCCCAAGGGTGATATTGCGTTGTTTCGCACCAGCGAGGATGAGGTGTTTGCGCTGGATGACCGTTGCCCGCATAAGGGTGGGCCGCTGTCGCAGGGGATTATCTACGGTAAGCAGGTGGCCTGTCCGCTGCACAACTGGCAGATCCAGTTGGAGAGTGGCGAGGCGGTAGCGCCGGATGTGGGCTGCACCCATCGCTATCCGACCCGGGTTGAGGGTGGTCGGGTGCAGGTGGTTTTGGAAAAGGCGTTGGCGTCGGCATGA
- a CDS encoding ABCB family ABC transporter ATP-binding protein/permease produces MRPHSDNQYANAPVNWRIITSLIPYLNEFRGRVLLAMAFLFVAKLAGVAVPWVLKLIVEHFESVTEALILVPVALLAAYGLLRFSSVFFSELRDAVFARVAERAMRRISLRVFEHLHRLDLGFHLARRTGGLARDIERGTSGISFLLRFMVFNILPTLLEIGLIAVILLVNFSPVYALTVLGSVILYGTFSIWCTEWRNRFVRESNKMDNRSNTRAVDSLLNYETVKYFGNERFEAQEYDRHLAGWEAARMKNRLSLAALNSGQALIIAGSVTLMMVLAANQVAAGSMSLGELVMINAYMIQLFIPLNFLGFIYREIREALTNIERLFGLLEQPVKVADKPGAPALKVQGGAVSFEAVGYAYEPQRPILKGVSLEIPAGHTLAIVGPSGAGKSTLARLLFRFYDVSAGAIRIDGQDLREVTQDSLRRAIGVVPQDTVLFNDSIGYNVAYGCPGASEDDIWRVLRAAQLEDFVKRLPEGLNTQVGERGLKLSGGEKQRIAIARVLLKDPPILILDEATSSLDTHAERLILDALNAVARKRTTLAIAHRLSTIVHAERILVLDQGRVVEQGTHTELLATGGAYARLWADQQRERLE; encoded by the coding sequence ATGCGTCCTCACTCCGATAATCAGTACGCCAACGCTCCGGTCAACTGGCGGATCATCACCAGCCTGATTCCCTATCTCAACGAATTTCGTGGCCGAGTATTACTGGCCATGGCCTTTCTGTTCGTGGCCAAGCTTGCCGGGGTAGCGGTGCCCTGGGTGCTCAAGCTGATCGTCGAGCATTTCGAATCGGTCACTGAGGCCCTGATCCTGGTGCCAGTAGCCTTGCTTGCAGCCTACGGCCTTCTGCGTTTTTCCTCGGTGTTTTTCTCCGAACTGCGTGATGCGGTATTCGCCCGGGTTGCCGAGCGGGCCATGCGGCGTATCTCACTCAGGGTTTTCGAGCATCTGCACCGGCTGGATCTGGGTTTTCACCTGGCACGACGTACCGGTGGTCTGGCCCGTGATATCGAGCGCGGGACCAGTGGCATCAGCTTTCTGCTGCGCTTCATGGTCTTCAATATCCTGCCAACCCTGCTGGAAATTGGCCTGATTGCAGTGATCCTGCTGGTCAATTTCAGTCCGGTGTATGCGCTGACCGTGCTGGGCTCGGTGATTCTGTACGGGACGTTTTCAATCTGGTGCACTGAGTGGCGCAACCGCTTCGTGCGTGAAAGCAACAAGATGGACAACCGCTCCAATACCCGTGCGGTAGACAGCCTGCTCAATTACGAGACGGTCAAGTATTTCGGCAATGAGCGGTTTGAAGCCCAGGAGTACGACCGCCATCTGGCTGGATGGGAAGCGGCACGGATGAAGAACCGCCTGTCGCTGGCGGCCTTGAACTCCGGCCAGGCGCTGATCATCGCTGGTTCGGTGACCCTGATGATGGTATTGGCGGCCAACCAGGTGGCAGCTGGCAGCATGAGCCTGGGTGAGCTGGTAATGATCAACGCCTACATGATCCAGCTGTTCATTCCGCTGAACTTTCTCGGCTTCATCTACCGTGAGATTCGTGAGGCGCTGACCAATATCGAACGTCTGTTCGGCCTGCTCGAACAGCCGGTCAAGGTCGCTGACAAGCCCGGCGCGCCGGCTCTGAAAGTGCAGGGCGGGGCGGTGAGCTTCGAGGCGGTCGGCTATGCTTATGAGCCGCAGCGACCGATTCTAAAGGGTGTCAGCCTGGAGATTCCCGCCGGGCACACCCTGGCGATTGTTGGCCCCAGTGGTGCGGGCAAATCAACCTTGGCCCGGCTACTGTTTCGCTTCTACGATGTCAGCGCCGGAGCCATCCGCATCGATGGCCAGGATCTGCGCGAGGTCACCCAGGACAGTCTGCGCCGGGCCATCGGCGTGGTACCGCAGGATACCGTGCTGTTCAACGACAGCATCGGCTACAACGTCGCCTACGGCTGCCCCGGGGCCAGTGAGGACGATATCTGGCGGGTGCTGCGTGCGGCCCAATTGGAAGACTTCGTCAAGCGCCTGCCCGAGGGGCTGAACACCCAGGTCGGTGAGCGCGGGTTGAAATTATCCGGGGGTGAGAAGCAGCGGATCGCCATTGCCCGGGTGCTGCTCAAGGATCCGCCGATTCTGATCCTTGATGAAGCCACCTCGTCACTGGACACCCATGCCGAGCGGCTGATTCTCGATGCGCTCAACGCCGTAGCCCGCAAGCGCACTACCCTGGCGATTGCCCACAGGCTGTCGACCATCGTTCATGCCGAACGGATTCTGGTGCTGGATCAGGGGCGCGTAGTGGAGCAGGGGACCCACACTGAACTGCTGGCAACCGGCGGCGCCTACGCCCGGCTATGGGCCGACCAGCAGCGCGAGCGTTTGGAGTAG